TTTATGTGGCAAGGGCAATATTGGTTCAAGCTGGTTAAGCCTGTTTGCAGAGCAAAAAGCGGAACTTGAAAAGCGTCGTGGAATGAACTTTGAGTTGGTTGCGGTAGTTGATAGCCAAACTTATTGGTTCGACGATCAAGGCATTGATGCGACCTCGGTGAGCAAGCGTTTTGATGATGAAGCGATTGCCAACAATGGTAACGACTGGTTAGAGCGTTTGGGGTCTATTCAGGGTTACGATGAAGCTGTGGTACTCGATGTCACCGCAAGCCCTGTGCTTGCAGCAAAGTACCTGCAAATTGCACAACAAGGTATCCACCTGATCTCGGCGAACAAGGTGGCTGGTTCTGCATCGAGTGAGTATTACCATCAAGTACAAGATGCTTTCGCTAAGATCAGCCGTCATTGGTTGTACAACGCGACAGTGGGTGCAGGCTTACCGATTAACCACACGGTACGTGACCTACGTGAAAGTGGCGATGACATCATTGCGCTGTCGGGTATTTTCTCTGGCACGCTGTCTTGGTTGTTCCAGCAGTTTGATGGCACGGTGCCGTTCAGCGAGTTAGTCGACTTAGCATGGCAACAAGGCCTGACTGAACCAGACCCGCGTGCTGACCTAGATGGTTCAGATGTGATGCGTAAGCTGGTGATTCTGGCGCGTGAGTCGGGTTTGGATATCGAACCTGAAAACGTAAAAGTAGAATCTCTCGTACCTGCAGAGCTGCAAGAGCTATCAGTTGATGACTTCTTTGATAAGGCTTCTGTGCTGAGTGAAGAGTTGGCTGAACGTTTAGAAAAAGCACATTCGCAACAGAAAGTTCTGCGTTACGTCGCGCGTTTAGAGAAGAACGGCAAAGCAACTGTAGGCGTTGAAGCTCTGTCTAAAGAACACGCTCTAGCGAACTTGCTGCCTTGCGATAATATCTTTGCGATTGAGAGCAAATGGTACAAAGATAATCCATTGGTTATTCGTGGCCCGGGTGCTGGTCGTGAAGTAACGGCTGGTGCAATTCAATCTGACCTAAACAGAATGTCTAGTCTGTTCTGATGCTCAGATCGGTTGGTTTAATACTTAGATCAATTGTTTTAGTACGTAAATGGCATACTATTCACTAAGATAAATAAGGCTGAAAGCACGATGTGTTTTTCAGCCTTTTTTCTGCATTATTTCTGCTTTGCGATCGATCTAGCGACTTGAGTTTTACTCACGATCTACTTGAGAAAAATTCATAATGGATCTGTTGACATTAAATCGTATTCAATACATTCTACAGACATATAGACGTCTAAACGTCGTTTAAGGATTTGAGTTTTTAGTGGTTGCTTTTGCCACAGGGAGAGTAAGATGGGATACACACACGCTAGTCATATCGACGCTTTAAATCAGAATATCGCTGAGCTTTCTGACAACATCAATGTGTCATTTGAGTTTTTTCCACCAAGCAGTGAGAAGATGGAAGAGACCCTGTGGAACTCTGTTCACCGTCTTAAAACACTTCAACCAAAATTTGTATCGGTAACCTACGGTGCAAACTCGGGTGAGCGTGATCGTACCCACTCAATCATTAAAGAAATTAAGAACCAAACCGGCCTAGTGGCTGCACCGCACCTAACGTGTATTGATGCGAGCCGCGAAGAGCTGATTCAAATCGCTGACGATTACTGGGCGAATGGTATCGAGAGTATTGTTGCGCTACGTGGTGATATTCCAGCAGGTGGTGGTGCGCCAGAGATGTACGCATCTGACCTAGTAGAGTTACTTAAATCTCGCCACGATTTTGATATCTCAGTAGCGGCATTCCCTGAGGTTCACCCTGAAGCAAAAAGCGCTCAATCAGATCTTATTAACCTAAAGCGTAAAGTGGATGCCGGTGCTAACCGTGCAATTACTCAGTTCTTCTTTGATGTAGAAAGCTACCTACGTTTTCGTGACCGTTGTGTAGCGGCTGGTGTGGATGTTGAGATTGTACCGGGCATCTTACCGGTGTCTAACTTTAAGCAAGCGTCGCGCTTTGCTGCGATGAACAACGTAAAAGTACCAGGTTGGATGGCGAAGCAATTTGAAGGTTTGGATGATGATCCAACCACTCGTCAGTTAGTTGGTGCTAGCCAAGCGATCGATATGGTTCGTACGCTGAGCCGTGAAGGTGTGAAAGATTTCCACTTCTACACGCTAAACCGTGCAGAAATGACCTACGCACTTTGCCATACGTTAGGCGTTCGCCCACAGGTTGCTGCGCTGTAATTAAAGCGTTTGTAAACAGCCTCTGGCTGCAAACTTTCAAATCCTATAGATACAAAAAAGGCTTGGACTCATAGAGTTCAAGCCTTTTGCTTTTCTAGCTTCTAGCTTCTAGCTTCTAGCTTCTAGCTTCTAGCTTCTAGCTTCTAGCTTAAGCTAGAGCGCCAAGTTCAAGCAGTACTTCTTCAGCCCATACAATCCATGCTTCACGGATAAGTAGGTTACGACGAAGTGTTAGACGTTCAAGACGTGCTTGCTTATCTAGTGTCGATGGCGTTGCGTAGTAAGCTGCTTCGATTTCTTTGTAGTGAGAAACCAGTTTGCGAGACTCTTCTACTAGTTCAGCAAGTTGTACACGGTAAGCGTCAGAAGGTTGTACAGCACAAGCCATTAGCTTAGCTGAGAACTCGTCACGAACTGTTGGGTGTGCAGTTGGTTGTTCAAACCATTCACCTAGCGCGCCACGGCCAGCATCGGTGATAGAGTAAACTTTACGATCAGGTTTGCCTTCTTGAGGCTCAAGCACGCAAGTTACCTGGTCGTTCTGAGCCATTTTATTTAGCTCGCGGTAAACTTGTTGGTGGCTAGCTTTCCAGAAGTAACCAATGCTTGCGGAGAATTCTTTTGTGATATCGTAACCAGTAGCATCGCGTGTACTTAAAACGGTTAGAATTACGTGTGGTAATGACATGTCTGAAATCCAAATGGTAAACAGTAAACAAATACTTAAACAACAAGTGTGCTTCTAATGGCACGTTATATTGGTTATGTCTAAGTAGCACCAACTCATCGGTTGGTTATGTCACCTTACAAAGCCGTTTATCACCTAGGTTGACCAGTTTATTGGTCAAGTTGCTGCAGATTATTTTTTTGGAGTGTTTCCGCAGCGGAGCAGTAGTATATCTAAATAATAAGCATAAAGTAGAATACATGGACAAAATAACCCAAAAAACTGACAAAAAACTCAGTATTGCTTATTTTGTGAAACAAAAAGGTCGCACTAGGCGACCTTTTGTCTATTGAATAGTAGGAATCACTAATTAACCAGTATTTCGCATGCCTGCTGCAATGCCTGCAATCGTCACCATTAGCGCTTCTTCTAGCTCTGCTGGTGGTGTTTCACACTTACGAGTACGGTAAAGCAGCTCTGCTTGAAGCATGTTTAGTGGCTCAACGTAGATGTTACGTAGGCGAATTGATTCAAGTCCCCAAGGGTCGCTCTGCATCAAGTTCTCGTTATTTTCTACATTCAGCACTGCTTTGATGTCTTTTTGCAGCTGTTCACGCAGCAATTCACCTAACGGTAATAGCTCTTCGTCAACAAGACGTTGGTCGTAGTACTTAGCGATTTCCATGTTGCACTTCGAGTACACCATTTCCAACATACCTAGACGGGTAGAGAAGAACGGCCACTCGCGACACATCTCTTCAAGCAGAGCTTGATGGCCTTGGTCTACAGAGTACTGAATCGCTTCACCCGCGCCTAACCATGCAGGAAGTACCAAACGGTTTTGGCTCCAAGAGAAGATCCATGGAATCGCACGTAGGCTTTCTACGCCGCCGTTCGGGTTACGCTTAGCAGGGCGAGAACCAAGAGGCAGTTTACCTAGCTCCAGTTCAGGCGTCGCTTGTCGGAAGTAAGGTACGAATTTCTCTTCACCACGAACCACGTTACGGTAAGCCTCACAAGAGACTTGAGACAGCACTTCCATTAGGTCGCGCCACTCTTGTTTAGGCTCTGGTGGCGGCAGAAGGTTCGCTTCTAGAATCGCACTTGCGTATAGGTTGAAGCTGTTTACCGCAACATCTGGCAAGCCAAGTTTAAAGCGGATCATTTCACCTTGTTCAGTTACACGTAGACCGCCTTTCAAGCTCTTAGGTGGCTGAGAAAGAAGAGCAGCGTGCGCTGGAGCACCACCACGACCAACCGTACCGCCACGGCCGTGGAATAGAGTCAGTTCAATGCCTTCTTCGTCGCAAACCTTAACCAGCTTGTCCATCGCATCGTATTGAGCCCAGCCTGCAGACATTACGCCAGCATCTTTTGCTGAGTCAGAGTATCCAATCATCACCATTTGGTGGTTCTGGATAAAGCCACGGTACAAGTCGATGCTCATTAGCTGCTTCATTACTGCTTCTGAGTTGTTCAAGTCGTCTAGCGTTTCGAACAGCGGGCATACGTCCATGCGGTATGGGCAACCACATTCTTGCAACAACAAGTGAACAGCCAGTACATCCGATGCAGTACGAGCCATAGAGATAACGTAAGCACCAAACGCTTCACGAGGTTGAGCAGCAATGACCTTACAGGTGTCTAAAACCTCTTTAACCTGTTCAGATGGCTCCCAATCACGAGGAAGTAGTGGGCGTTTTGAGCTTAATTCATTGGTTAAGAAAGCGATCTTGTCTTGCTCGCTCCACTGGTCGTAATCGCCAATGCCTAGGTAGCGAGTCAGTTCAGACAGCACATCTGAGTGACGTGTACTTTCTTGACGAACATCGAGACGCACTAGGTGTACACCGAATGCTTTTAGGCGGCGTAAGGTATCAAGCAGAGAACCGTCCGCGATTACGCCCATGCCACATTCGTGCAGCGATTGGTAACACGCGTACAGCGGTGTCCAAAGTTGGTCGATGTTCTGTAGTGTTTCTTTCTTTGGTACTTCCGCATCATGCAGTTTCGCATCAAGCACTTCTAACGTGTTGTTCAGCAGAGTTCGTAGGCTCTTTAGGATTGCACGGTAAGCTTCTGTGCTCGTCCCCCGCTAGTTCACGAACGGCATCATTACACTTAGTCATCGACAGTTCGGTAATCAGCTCGTTCACGTCGCCTAGGTAAAGGTCTGCGGCTTTCCAGCGAGATAGGCGCAGTACTTCTTTAGTGATGGTGTGTGTTACGAATGGGTTACCATCGCGGTCACCGCCCATCCAAGATGAGAAGTGTACTGGACGAGCATCGATTGGCAGGCCTTCACCAAGGTAACCTTTTAGTCGGCCGTCCATTTCACGTAGGAAATCTGGCACAGCTTCCCAAAGCGAGTTTTCGACAACCGCAAAGCCCCATTTAGCTTCATCAAGTGGAGTCGGGCGTTGCTGACGAATTACATCAGAGTGCCAACCTTGAGCGATAAGTTGCTCTAGGCGACGTTCTGTTTTCACGCGCTCTTTGTGTGATAGGTCGCTTAATTCTAATTTAGATAGACACTCGTTGATCTTAACCAGTTTGTTGATCATGGTACGGCGAGTGATTTCTGTTGGGTGTGCCGTTAGAACGAGTTCAATGTTCAGGTCGCGAACGGCTTGTGCCGCGTCTAGCTTGCTGATGTCATTCTGATTTAATTTGGAAAATAGAGATTGCAGCACGTCTGGTTCACAAACATGCTCCTCACAGTGGCGAGAGATCGTGTGGTACTGCTCTGCCATGTTGGTGAGGTTGAGAAATTGGTTAAATGCACGAGCAACAGGAGTGAGTTGTTCGTTCGGCAGGTTTTTGATTTCTTCAACTAGGCTGTCACGGTCAGCTTTGTTGCCTGCGCGGGCGGATTTGGAAAGTTTACGGATAGTCTCCACTTTCTCTAAGATAACGTCACCATGTGCATCTTGGATTGTGTTACCTAGCAAGCGTCCCAGCATGCTTACGTTACTCTTGAGAGCGGCGTATTTCTCGTTCATTGTCATCCTGCCTCGTAAAAAAATTACATCCATTGTTCCTTGTTAAGTACACAATCTAGCGAAAACTGCTGTATCTAGTCAAATAAAGCATTCTAAGTTTGCAATTATTAGGTTTAGAAATGCGGGAGAAGTAAATTTTTCAATACTTCGGAATAAAGTGAAATTTAATTACAAGATCAGGCTGTGTTCGGGATAACAGAATAAAAGCCACCTTTTCGGGTGACTTTTATACAAAAATATCGGATAGCTAGTAATAACTAGAAACAATATTTACGGATCGATTTACTCAGAACATCAATCGTTGGGTCGATAAAATCGAAGCTTAAGAACTCATCCGGCTGGTGGGCTTGGTCGATTGAGCCTGGACCCAAAACTAAGGTTGGGCAAAGTTCTTGAAGGAAAGGTGCTTCTGTACAGTAGTTCACGGTTTGTGATTCAGTTTCGCAAACTGATTCCATGCCACCGATAAATGGATGGTCGTGTTGGCACTCGTAACCCGGGATAGGTTCGTGTAGTGGCGTAATCTCAATTCTGCCCGGCCATTTTGCTTCCACTTCTTTGAGTGCGCTGCGCAGCATGTTATCCAACCCATCTAAGCTGATGCCTGGTAAAGGACGAACGTCGTAATGTAGTTCACAACAGCCACAGATTCGGTTAGCGCTATCACCGCCGTGAATATGCCCCAGGTTTAGCGTCGGACTTGGAATCGCGAAACCCGGGTGGTGATACTCTTTGACTAACTTGTCACGCAGCTGCATCAAAGCAAACAGCACTTCATGCATGATTTCGATGGCGTTGACACCTAATGCAGGATCTGAAGAGTGACCTGATTTACCGGTTACTCGCACGGCATTGGCGACATGACCTTTATGACCACGAATAGGCACAAGGCTGGTTGGTTCACCAATGATGCAGTAATCCGGCTTAAACGGCGCATTTTCAGTGAAATGACGCGCACCTAACATGGTGGTCTCTTCATCACAGGTTGCCAGTACATAAAGTGGTTTGGTTTGCTTGCTCCAATCCATCTTTTTAGCCGCTTCATACACAAAAGCAAAAAAGCCTTTCATATCGGCGGTACCTAGTCCGTAGAAGCGATTGTTGTGTTCTGTCAATGCGTGAGGGTCGAAATTCCAACGCCCTTCATCGAATGGCACGGTGTCGCTGTGTCCTGCTAGTAGCAAGCCACCTTCGCCTTCCCCCATTTTTGCGACCATATTATGCTTGCCGGGCTCGACTTCCACGACCTCAACGCTAAAGCCTAAGTCTTTGAACCATTGTGCCATCTTTTCGATCACTTTCTCGTTGCCATGATCCCAGCTTGGATCAGTCGAGCTAATAGAGTCTGTGGAAATAAGGCCTTTATAGACCTCAAGGAAACTCGGTAATTGCATAATATCTTCACTTCTACTATTGACAGGAAAACTATAAGTCGGTAAAACACATATTAAATCATATTTAATGCATAAGAAATCAAATAAAGCTAAAAATTAAGTATGAATAGTCAAATTTGAAAAGTAACTTACCTCAAGAATGGATGTGTTGAGATGTTGA
This region of Vibrio sp. BS-M-Sm-2 genomic DNA includes:
- the metF gene encoding methylenetetrahydrofolate reductase, with the protein product MGYTHASHIDALNQNIAELSDNINVSFEFFPPSSEKMEETLWNSVHRLKTLQPKFVSVTYGANSGERDRTHSIIKEIKNQTGLVAAPHLTCIDASREELIQIADDYWANGIESIVALRGDIPAGGGAPEMYASDLVELLKSRHDFDISVAAFPEVHPEAKSAQSDLINLKRKVDAGANRAITQFFFDVESYLRFRDRCVAAGVDVEIVPGILPVSNFKQASRFAAMNNVKVPGWMAKQFEGLDDDPTTRQLVGASQAIDMVRTLSREGVKDFHFYTLNRAEMTYALCHTLGVRPQVAAL
- a CDS encoding PadR family transcriptional regulator is translated as MSLPHVILTVLSTRDATGYDITKEFSASIGYFWKASHQQVYRELNKMAQNDQVTCVLEPQEGKPDRKVYSITDAGRGALGEWFEQPTAHPTVRDEFSAKLMACAVQPSDAYRVQLAELVEESRKLVSHYKEIEAAYYATPSTLDKQARLERLTLRRNLLIREAWIVWAEEVLLELGALA
- the argE gene encoding acetylornithine deacetylase; its protein translation is MQLPSFLEVYKGLISTDSISSTDPSWDHGNEKVIEKMAQWFKDLGFSVEVVEVEPGKHNMVAKMGEGEGGLLLAGHSDTVPFDEGRWNFDPHALTEHNNRFYGLGTADMKGFFAFVYEAAKKMDWSKQTKPLYVLATCDEETTMLGARHFTENAPFKPDYCIIGEPTSLVPIRGHKGHVANAVRVTGKSGHSSDPALGVNAIEIMHEVLFALMQLRDKLVKEYHHPGFAIPSPTLNLGHIHGGDSANRICGCCELHYDVRPLPGISLDGLDNMLRSALKEVEAKWPGRIEITPLHEPIPGYECQHDHPFIGGMESVCETESQTVNYCTEAPFLQELCPTLVLGPGSIDQAHQPDEFLSFDFIDPTIDVLSKSIRKYCF